GCGGCTCGAGGTCTTCGACCGTGCACACACCCTCCTCGTCGACAACGCCCACACGACCGCCGACCTGATCCAGGTGGAGAGCGGCAAGAACCGGCGGATGGCGATCGAGGAGACCTGCGACCCGCCGATGGTGATGTCGTACTACCTCAGGCGCGCGAAGAAGCTGCTCGCGCCGAAGAAGCACGGCGGCCCGGTGCCGATCGTGTCGGGCTCGACCGAGGTCCGCGTCCCGAAGGGCGTGGTCGGCATCATCGCGCCGTGGAACTTCCCGTTCGCGACGGGCCTGTCCGACGCGATCCCGGCGCTGATCGCCGGCAACGCCGTCGTGGTGAAGCCGGACAACAAGACCGCGCTCTCGCCGCTCTACGGCATCTCGCTGCTCGAGGAGGCGGGTCTCCCGAAGGGCCTCTTCCAGGTCGTCTGCGGCGAGGGTCCCGACATCGGCCCGACGCTGATCGACAACGCCGACTACGTCATGTTCACCGGCTCCACCGCCACCGGCCGGGTCATCGGCGAGCGCGCCGGTCGCAACCTGATCGGCTGCTGCCTCGAGCTCGGCGGCAAGAACCCGATGATCGTGCTCGACGACGTCAACGTCGAGGAGTGGGTCGAGGGCACCACCTTCGGCGTCTTCGGCAACACCGGCCAGATCTGCATGCACATCGAGCGGATCTACCTCCCCGAGAGCCGGTACGACGAGCTGAAGTCGGCCTTCGTCGAGCGGGCCGCGAACCTGCAGATCGGCGCGGCCTACGACTTCGGGCCCGAGATCGGCTCGCTGGTCAGCCCCGACCACCGCGACCGCGTCGCGTCGCACGTGGAGGACGCCGTCGCGAAGGGGGCGACCGTGCTGACCGGGGGTCGGGCCCGGCCCGACATCGGCCCCGCCTTCTTCGAGCCGACGGTCCTCGAGGGCGTCACGAAGGACATGCTGGCCGGCCACACCGAGACCTTCGGACCGGTCGTGTCGCTGTACCCGTACCGCACCGTCGACGAGGCGATCCACCTCGCCAATGACACCGACTACGGGCTCAATGCCTCGGTCTGGGGCGGCGACCTCGCCCGCGCCGAGGCCGTCGCTGCGCGGATCGAGTCGGGCAATGTCAACATCAACGACGCGCTCGCCACGGCGTACGCGTCGAAGGGCTCGCCGTCGGGCGGCGTGAAGAAGTCCGGCGTCGGCGCCCGCCACGGCGACCAGGGCCTGCTGAAGTACACCGATGCCAAGAACGTCGCGGTGCTCAAGAAGCAGGTCATGGGCCCGCGTCCGGGCCAGGCCTACGAGGCCTACGTCAAGCAGATGCTGGGCTCGCTGAAGCTGATGAAGAAGCTCCGCGTCCGCTGACCCGGACCGACCGTCACGAGACGCACGAACGGCCGGCGTGGTCACCCACGCCGGCCGTTCCTCGTGCGGCTCAGGCCTCGATCGCCTCACGGCCCTCGGCCGGGGCGGAGCCGCCGATCTCGATCTTGCGCGGCTTCGCCTTCTCCGCGACGGGCACGACCAGGCGCAGCACGCCGTTGTCGTAGTTCGCGTCGATGCGCTCGAGGTCGAGGTTGTCGCCCAGGACGAGCTGGCGCGAGAACTGGCCGTGCGTCCGCTCGGACGCGAGCCGCTGCCAGTCGCCGTTGCCCGCGACCCGCTCGGCCTTGATCGTCACCACGTTGCGCTCGACGTCGATGTCGATGCTCTCGCGGTTGACGCCCGGGAGGTCGAACTCGAGGACGAACTCGTCGCCCTGGCGCCACGCGTCCATCGGCATGACGGCCGGGCGGTTGGTCGTGCCCCATCCGGCGCCGAGGAGCTGGCCGGTCAGCCTGTCGAAGTCGCGGAACGGATCGGTGGTACGCAGCAACATGACATGTCTCCCTTCGGTTTCACCGGCTCTCGGCCGGTCGCTGGATCTGCAATGACTGTTATAGATAATCTGTTGCCATGAATCAAGCCCAGCGGGAGCACAGGCGTGGTGTCTTCGCGATCTCGGTCGCGGCGGACCTGACCTCGCTGCAGATCCAGAACATCCGGGTCTACGAGCGACGCGGCCTGCTGGAGCCCGCGCGCAGCGAGGGCGGCACGCGGCTCTACAGCCGCGCCGACATCGAGACCCTCCACCGGATCCGCGACCTGCTCGCGGACGGGCTCAACCTCGCCGGGATCGCCAAGGTGCTCGAGCTCGAGGCCGAGGTGGCGCGGCTGAAGGCGCGGCTCGCCGATCGGCGGTGACGACGCCCGGTCATCGAGGAGGTCGCGCAGCGACCGTCGCGAGCGCCCGGTCGTCGAGGAGGTCGCGCAGCGACCGTCACGAGACGTCTGGCCCCGGGTGCGGTGGCCCCGGTGTGGCTGCTGGGCCGCTCTCGGTCGCGATGCGACCCGGTCTCGTGACGCGTCGCTCAGTCCCTCGCTGCGCTCGGGTCTGAGCCGACGCTCCTCGACCTCCTCGCTGATCGACGACCCCGCTCGTGCCTCGCGGGGTCGTCGCGCTCGGACTCAGGCCACCTGGAGGCTGCGCTTGGAGAGCCCCATCCAGAACCCGTCGATCACCTGGTCGCCGGGCTCGGAGGGGTCGCTCGCGGCGCCGAGGGTGACGAAGAGCGGGCTGTAGTGCTCGACGGTCGGGTGGGCGAACGGCATGCCCGGCGCCTTGTCGCGGAAGGACGCGAGCTCGTCGACGTCGCCGCGGGCCATCGCCTCGCCGGCCCAGGCGTCGAAGTCGGTCGACCAGCCGGGGGCGGCGGCGTCGATCCGGAACTCGGTCAGGAAGGGCAGGCCGTGGGTGAGGAAGCCGGAGCCGATGATGAGCACGCCCTCGTCGCGCAGCGGGCGCAGGCGGCGACCGATCTCCATCAGCCGGCCGGGGTCGTGGGTCGGCAGCGACATCTGCAGGACGGGGATGTCCGCGTCGGGGTACATGATCCGCAGCGGCACCCAGGCGCCGTGGTCGAGGCCGCGCGAGGAGTGCTGGTGGACCGGCTCGGTGCGCGGCATGATCGCGGCCACCTGGGCGGCGAACGCGGTGGCGTCGGGCGTCTCGTAGGTCATCTGGTAGTACTTCGGCGCGAACCCGCCGAAGTCGTAGACCAGCGGTGCGTGGCTGGCGCTGAGCGACAGGGGAGCGGACTCCCAGTGCGCGCTGACGATCAGGATCGCCTTCGGGCGGGGCAGGTCCTTCGCCCACGCGGCGAGCTGGCCCGACCACACCGGGTCGTCGAGCAGGGGCGGCGCGCCGTGCCCGATGTAGAGGGCCGGCATCCGTGCGGTCGTGTCCGTCATGTCCACCTCAATAGTTGAAGCCTCAACTATATTCCATCGCGCGCCCGGTGGGAAGGGCCTCGGTCAGCGGCGCGGCACGCGGGCCGCGCCCGCCGGATCGACCTCCTCGCCGCGGCGGAGCAGGGGACCGGAGGTGACCACCCTGCGGGAGCCGAGCGGCTCGTCGAGCTGGACGTACGACGTGCCGGTCGACCACTCCGCCGGCGGATCACAGGCCCGGCCCTGCTGGAGCTGCCACCGCGTGACCGGAGCGCTCGCCTCGAGCACGACCCGGTCGGCGTGCTCGACCGCCGTGACCTCGACCCGACAGCCGGCCGGCTGCTCGTCGTCGGGCCACGTGCCGGTGACCACGACCAGGCGTCCACCCTGCTGCGCCCGGAACGACACGATCGGTGCACTCGTGCGGTCCTCGACGGTCTGCAGGTCGTCGTACGGGGCGTAGGGGTCGGAGTGGGTGGAGTACGGCTCGGGGTCGCTCGCCCCCGGGTCCTCGCCACCGGACGACAGGGCGCCGATCCCACCGGCCGCTGCCGTCGCGGCCGCGCCGAGTCCGGCGCCGGCCTTCTTGCCCGTGGACCGTCGCGACGAGCCGCCGGACGAGTCCGACGGGCGCGTGGAGGACGAGTGTCGTCGGCCGGACGAGCCGCCCGAGAACGAACGTCGCCGCCGGTGCGGGGTGGACCAGGATGACGATGATGATGAGGAGGACGACACGACGGGGGCGGGCTCGTCGTACGGCTGGTACGGCGCCACGGCGACGCGCGCCGGGCAGTCGGCCGGACAGCGCTCGCAGTCGGCCGGGCAGGGGACGCCCTGGGCCGTGCACGCGCAGACGGGCTCGTCGGTGGGACGGCCTGGCGGCACGTAGGGCTCGTACATGCAGCACACGCTCCCCGGCCGCGTGACCGGGGAAACGCGGCGTCAGGCCGGCAGGGTCCAGTCGATCGGCCGGCCGCCCCGCTCGGCGAGCAGCTGGTTGACGCGGCTGAACGGGCGCGAGCCGAAGAAGCCCCGGTGGGCCGACAGCGGCGACGGGTGCACGGACTCGACCCACGGGATGGGGCCGAGGTGCGGCTTGAGCGTCTGGGCGTCCCGTCCCCACAGGATCGCGGCGATCGGTGCCCCCGCCTCGGCCTGTCGTACGACGGCCTGGATCGCGCACGCCGTGACGTGCTCCCAGCCCTGGCCGCGGTGGGACCCGGGCTCGCCGGGCCGGACGGTCAGCACGCGGTTGAGCAGCATCACGCCCTGGTCGGTCCACGCGCTCAGGTCGCCGTGGCCCGGCGGCACGAAGCCGACGTCGTCGGCGAGCTCCTGGTAGATGTTGCGCAGGCTCGGCGGGAGCGGGGTGATGCCGCGCTCGACGGCGAAGCAGAGCCCGATCGGGTGCGCCGGGTTCGGGTACGGGTCCTGGCCCACGATGAGCACCCGGACCTCGGCCAGCGGCCGCTGGAACGCGCGGAAGACGCGCTCGCCGGCGGGCTGGTACGAGCGGCCGGCGGCGATCTCATCGCGCAGGAACTGGCCGAGCGCGGTGACGCGGTCCTCGACCGGCGCGAGAGCCTCGGCCCAGTCAGCGGCCATCAGGCCCTGGTCGACGAGCTTGGAGAGAGCACCCACGGCCGAACCCTAGTGCGCCCGAAGGCGCCTGGTCCCCCCAGACCCACCCATCCTTCGGGCCGGCCGCGGTGCTGCTCCCGTGCGTGGGCCGCGCTCTCCCTTCGCGCCCACACCTGCCACCACCGTCCGGTGCCGCCCCTCTCCCTCCCAGGGGCGCCACCCGGTGGGTGACTAGCTCCGACGCGGATCTCGAGCCCTTGCTGGTCCTCCCGGGGGCACTCCCGGCAATTGGGGTGCCGGACCCGGTGGGGCTCCCTCCAGCGGGCTTCGAGGTCCGCGTCGGTGATGAGAAATCTACGGAGCCGGGACGGGTCCCGGGATCGGGAAGGCGGCCGAGGTCGCCTAGTCCTTTGGGACTAGGCGTCCCCAGCGATCGACGCGGCAGAAGAGGCGGGAGAAGGTCGCGCGAGCCGGTCGAGGAAGGCCACCAGCACCGCCTCCCGCAGGCGCGGCGGGGCCGCGTCGAGCAGCGCGTTGACGGGTGCCATCCGCTCGGGCAGGCCGAGTCCGCCGTCGTCGCCGGCGAGCCCGCCGGCCGCGAGCAGGAGGTCGAACTCCGCATCGCCGAGGGTCGCCGGGTCGAGCGTCTGCAGCAGCTCGACCACGCCGGCGTCCACCGGCACCGGGCCGGCGGCGACCGCCGCCGCCACGGACTCCTGCAGCGCCGCGAGGAAGCCCGCCGGGTCGGTCGCGGCACTGACCGCCAGGTGCAGCGAGGGCGGCCGGGCGTCGTACGACAGCTGCGGTTGGACGAACCAGCCGCGCTGCGCCATCTCGTCGCAGACCGTGAAGACGTCGAGCGGTCCGTCGGCGACCGCCGCGACGAGCGTCGAGTCGGGTACGGCGACGAGCGCCAGCCCGTCGAGGTCCCTGATCCCCGCGCAGATCCGGTCGGTCGCCTCCAGGGCGCGGCGGGTCAGGTCGAGGTAGCCGTCGTCGCCGATCGCCTGCACCGTCGCCCACGCGCCGGCGACCGGCCCGCCCGAGCGCGTCGACTGCAGGGTCGCGTTGAGCATCGTGTAGCCGGGCCAGCCGGCGTGGGCGAAGTACTGCGGCCGCCGCAGCTGCGGCGTGCGGTGCAGCAGCAGGGAGGCGCCCTTCGGCGCGTAGGCGTACTTGTGGAGGTCGGTCGAGATCGACGTGACGCCCTCGACCGCGAAGGTCCACGCCGGCACCGGCCGGCCGAGCCGCGCGGCCCACGGCAGCACCCAGCCGCCGATGCACGCGTCGACGTGGCACCGCACCCCGCGGGCCGCGGCCGCTGCCGCGATCTCGGTGATGGGGTCCACCACCCCGTGCGCGTACGACGGCGCGCTCGCCACCACCAGCACGGTGCTCTCGTCGATCGCCGCCGCCATCGCCGCGGCGTCCGCGCGGTGGTCCGGTCCGACCGGCACCACGACGGCGCGCACCCCGAAGTAGTGCGCGGCCTTGTGGAAGGCGGCGTGCACGGTCTCCGGAACCACCATCGACGGGGCTGCGACCTCGGGCCGCGCGTCGCGCGCGCCCTGCACCGCGAGCAGGCAGGACTCCGTGCCACCGGAGGTCAGCGTCCCGACCATCGTGTCGGGCCCGTCGACCAGGCCGCGGGCGAAGGCGACGAGGTCGTTCTCCATCGCCAGCAGGCTCGGGAAGGCCGTCGGGTCCAGCCCGTTGCTGCCGGCGAAGGCGGCGACGGCGTCGCGGGCCAGCGCGTCGACCTCGGCCAGCCCGGCGTCGTACACGTAGGCCAGGGTGCGGCCGCCGTGCACGGGCAGGTCATCGGCCTGCAGCGCCGCCAGCCGGGCGCGCACGTCGTCAGGCGTCAACGCGGTCCACCTCCGTCTCGTCGAGCGCGTAGCCCCGCAGCCACCGCAGGCTCAGGAGTACCAGCAGGGCGGGCAGGACGGAGAAGCCGAGGGTGATCGCGGTGACGGCCGAGTCGGGCTGGAGCACGTCGCCGGAGTCGCTGGACCGGTAGTCGCCGAGGGCGAGCACGACGGCGAACAGTCCCGGCCCGAGCGCGAGTCCGAGCGTCTCCCCGGCCGTCCAGACGCCCGTGTAGACGCCGATCCGCGAGGAGCCGGTACGACGGGCGTCGACGGCTGCGACGTCCGGCAGCATCGCGAGCGGGAACACCTGGATGCCGGCGTAGCCGACCCCGACCAACCCGACGGCGAGGAACACGAGGAAGGCGGGCGCGCCCGCAGCGGGCAGGACCGCGGCCGCACCGGCCGCGAGCACGAGCGACGACAGCAGGTAGCCCTGCTTCTTGCCGATCCGCTGCCCGATCGCCGCCCACGCGGGCGTCAGCAGCAGGGCCGGCCCGACGAAGCAGAGGAAGAGGACGGTCGCCGCGCCGTCGCGCTCCAGCACGTCGCCGGCGAGGTAGTCGACGCCGGCGAGCATGCAGCCCGTCGCCAGTGCCTGCAGCACGAAGGTCGTCAGCAGCACCCGGAAGTCGCGGGCACCGGCGACCACGCGCAGCTGGTCGCGCAGGGAGCCGGCGCCGGGGGTGACCGCACCGACCGGCGCGGAGCGGGTGCCGCGGTAGGCGAGCAGCGCGCCGGTCAGGATGAGCAGCGCCATCGCCACGCCCATGACGCGGTAGCCGTCCCGGCCCCCGATCGCGTCGCGGATCGCCGGGGCGCTCGCCCCCGCCAGCAGGATGGTGAACGCCAGGATCGCCACCCGCCAGGTCATCAGCCGGGTCCGCTCCTCGTAGGAGCCCGTGATCTCCGCGGGCATCGCGACATAGGGCACCTGGAAGAACGCGTACGCCGTCGCGCAGGCCAGGAACGCGACGAGCACCCACGCCGCGTCGACCGTCCGCGAGCCCAGGTCGGGCGCGGCGAACAGCAGCGCGAAGCAGGCCGCCAGCGCGACGCCGGCCCGCAGCAGCCACGGCCGGCGCGGCCCCCGCGGGTCGACGGAGCGGTCGCTGATCCGCCCGGCGACCGGGTTGAGCACCACGTCCCAGGCCTTCGGCAGGAAGACGATCGCGCCGGCGGCCAGCGCCGGGACGGCGAGGGTGTCGGTGAGATAGGGGAGCAGCATCAGTCCCGGGACGGTGCCGAACGCACCGGTGGCGACCGACCCGGCGCCGTACCCGATCCGGACGCGGCGTCCCGGGCTCACCGCGCCCGGCTCACTTCGCCAGGGAGCGGGACGCGGCCGACGACGTACGACGCTTGCGGTTGGTGCCGATCGGCACGGCCGGTTTGTTGTCGGTGGACCACTGGTTGATCCACTCGTCCATCGCCAGCCACGTGGTGGTGCGCGCGGCACGACCGGTCAGCATGCCGAGGTGACCGCCTGGCACGACCTCGAAGCGGACCTCCTCCGCCCCCGTCAGCAGGGGTACGACGGCGTGCACCGCCGGCACCGGGGCGATGCCGTCCGTGGAGCCGCCGAAGACCAGCACCGGCACCCGGATGTCGGCCAGGTCGATGGTGCGGTCGTCGAGCTCGAAGGTGCCCGTTGCGAGCTGGTTGCCCTTCGCGAAGCGGTGGTAGAGCTGCCCGAAGGTGCGCCCGGGGTAGGCGATCATGTTGGCGGTGAAGTGGTCGACCGCCTCGACCTGCGCGAGGAACTCGCGGTCGTCGACATGGGTCGCCAGTGCGATCGGCTTCGTGACGAGCTTCTGGAAGGCCGTCAGCTGGAAGGCCCACTTCACCAGCGGCTTCGGGGCACCGCCCAGCATCTGGTAGCCCTTGGTGATCGGCCCCTTGCCGTTGAAGAAGTTGAGCAGCGGCCGGAACGGCGCGAGCAGGGGCACCAGCGAGATGTCGATGGGGGAGCCGACGACCGTGAGCGACGCGACCGGCAGCTCGCCGGAGCGCTTGTCGGCGAGGGTGAGCATCGAGAAGATCCCGCCGAGGCTCCAGCCGATGACGTGCACCGGTCGGCCACCGGCGTGCTTCGAGACCTCGCGGATCGCGGTCGGCACGACCTCGTCGATCCAGTGCTCCATGCCGAGGTTGCGGTCGCGGAACGAGACCTCGCCGTACTCGACGAGATAGGTCGGCCGGCCCTCGGTCACGAAGTGCTCGACCAGCGAGCAGCCGCGGCGCAGGTCGTAGCAGCTCGACGGGGCGGCCAGCGGCGTCACCAGCAGGACCGGGTCACCCTTCTCCTGGACGTGGCCGGCCGGCCGGTAGTGGTAGACCTCGCGCAGCGTGCCGTCATCGATCAGCGTGCGGGGCATCGGGCGCAGGTCGGCGACACCGCCGTAGAGCACCTTGTGCGCGACATTGCTCGCCGCCGCGACCACCTGGTCGGGGCCGGGGAGGAGGCCCGCGCCGGGCACGGAGCGCAGGGGCACCAGATCCATGTGCGAAAACTACCGCGCAGCGGGGCGTCCCGCGGCCGTCGTCCGCAGGAGGCCCGGTGATCAGCTGCGGTCGGCGGGGCGCAGCGTCTTGCGGTGGTTGTTGCCCTCGTCCTCGAGCTCGGTCATGAAGCTGTCGGCCCACGCCTTCACGTCGTGCTGGGCGATCTGCTTGCGCATCGCCTTCATCCGCCGGGCGAGCTCCTTGGGCTCGGCCTCGTAGGCCTCGAGCAGTGCGGCCTTCATGCCGTTCATGTCGTAGGGGTTGACCAGCCAGGCCTGCCGCAGCTCGTCGGCCGCCCCGGCGAACTCCGAGAGCACGAGCGCCCCGTCCTCGTGGATCCGGCAGGCGACGTACTCCTTGGCGACGAGGTTCATCCCGTCGCGGTACGGCGTCACCACCATCACGTCCGCGGCGCGGTAGAGCGCCGCCATCTCCTCGCGGGGGTAGGACGTGTGGAGGTAGCTGATGGCGGGGCGGCCGATCCTGCCGAGGTCGCCGTTGAGGCGGCCGACGAGGCGCTCGATGTCGTCGCGCAGGTTGCGGTAGTGCTCGACCCGCTCCCGGGAGGGGACGGCGACCTGGACGAACACGGCGTCGTCGACCGTCAGCCGGCCGTCGCTGATCAGCTCGCCGAAGGCGCGCAGGCGGGCGTAGATGCCCTTGGTGTAGTCGAGCCGGTCGATGCCCAGGAAGATCTTCTTCGGGTTGCCGAGCGCCTCGCGGATGGCGGCGGCCCGCTCGGTCACCGCCTCGGACTCGGCCATCTCCTGGAACCCGGCGGCGTCGATCGAGATGGGGAACGCCGCCGCCCGGACGGTGCGCCCGTCGGGCAGGTAGACGAGGTCGCGGTGCGTCTTGTGGCCGACGCGCTGGCGGACCAGGCGGATGAAGTTCTGCGCGGCGCCGGGCAGCTGGAAGCCGACCAGGTCGGCGCCGAGCAGGCCCTCGAGGATCTGGCGCCGCCAGGGCAGCTGCTGGAAGAGCTCCGCGGGCGGGAACGGGATGTGCAGGTAGAAGCCGATCCGCAGGTCGGGGCGCAGCTCGCGGAGCATCTGCGGCACCAGCTGCAGCTGGTAGTCGTGCACCCAGACCGTCGCGCCCTTCGCGGCGAGGTCGGCGGCCTTCTCTGCGAAGCGGCGGTTGACCTTCACGTAGGTGTCCCACCACTCGCGGTGGAACTCCGGCTTGGCGACGACGTCGTGGTAGAGCGGCCACAGGGTGCCGTTGGAGAAGCCCTCGTAGTGCTCCTCGATCTCCTCCGCCGTCATCGAGAGCGGGACCAGCGCGAGGCCGTCGTCCTTGAACGGCTTGAGCCGCTGCTCGGTGCCGCCGGGCCACCCGACCCAGACGCCGTCGTGGGCGCGCATCACGGGCTCGATCGCCGACACGAGGCCGCCGGGTGAGCGACGCCAGGTCGTCTTGCCGTCGGGTCCCTTCACGCGGTCGACGGGGAGGCGGTTGGCAACGATCACCAGGTCGTGGGCCACGTGGTCACCTTAGGGGTCGGCTGGCAGGACGTGCGTCAGGCCGCGGGGTGCGGCGACGCCCCGACCTGTACCCGAATGTCCTCGATCTGACCGAGGATCGTCAGCGTCTGTGCCGCCGGGACCCACGGCGACTCCCGCAGGCCCGAGCGCAGGCAGTCGTGGACATGGGCGATCTCGTTGCCGTAGCCGGCGCCGATGATCGGCTCCGGCGGCTCGTGGACGACCCGCCGGACCGGCTGGCCGCGCTTCGCGAGCGCGTTGAAGGTGAAGCTCGAGGGGGCGTGGAAGTCACCCGGGACCTCCACCCAGCCGGCGTCGGTGGTGATCCGCGCCCGGTTGGCCGACTGCGAGGTCAGCCCGGCCGTCAGGGTGGCGTAGGTGTCGCCGGGGTAGCGGCCGCTGATCGCGACGTCGAGGTCGACGTGGCGGTCGACGACCGTCCCCACGGCCCGCAGCTCGAGCGCCTCGCCGAGCATCAGGTGCGCGAACGTGAGCGGGTAGAGGCCGATGTCGTGCATCGCGCCACCGCCGAGCGCCGGGTCGAGCAGCCGGTGCGTCGGGTCGGCGGGGGCCGTGAAGTGGAACTCGGCCGACAGGTGCCGCGGCGTGCCCAGCTCGCCGGCCCGCAGGCGGCGGGCCAGGTCGCGCCACACCGGGTTGCAGGCGCTCCACATCGCCTCCATGAGGAAACGGTCGTTCGCCCGCGCGGTCGCGAACAGCTGCTCCGCGCTCGCCCGGTCGAGCGTCAACGGCTTCTCGCAGAGCACGTGCTTGCCGGCCTCGAGCGCCCGCCTCACCTGCGCCGCGTGCGCGACGTGCGGCGACCCGATGTAGACGACGTCGACGTCCGGGTCGGCGAGCACGGCGTCCTGGTCGCCGTACCGCTCGGCGCCGTGGCGCTCGGCGAAGGCCGCCGCGCGCTCGGGCGTGCGTGAGCCGACGTGGACCAGCCGCGCGTCCGGTACGACGGCGAGGTCGGTCGCGAACAGGGCCGAGATCTTGCCGGGTGCGAGGATGCCCCAGCCGATCCGCGCGGTCGTCCCGGTCATGCCGGAACCCTATCGACCCGGTCGCGACCCGCCGCGCGACCGAATGACATCGCTGTGATTCGCACGTTAGAGTGGGGCCCGTACACCTGTCGAACAGCCCCCCCGCGAGCGTCGAGGAGACCTCATGAGCGCCGAGCGCAGCCACCAGGACGCCACCCCGGTCGTTCCGGCCGACCTCAGCGACCGGGACCGCGCCATTCTCGAGTTCGAGCGCCAGTGGTGGAAGTACGCCGGCGCCAAGGAGACGGCGGTGCGCGAGCAGTTCGACATGAGCGCCACGCGCTACTACCAGGTGCTCAACGCCCTGATCGACCGTCCCGAGGCCCTCGCGCACGACCCGCTGCTGGTCCGCCGGCTGCGCCGCCTGCGCTCCCAGCGCCAGCGCCAGCGCTCCGCGCGCCGCCTCGGCTTCGAGATCTGACCAAGGAGAGGCGGCCATGACCTTCCCCACCTGGCCTGCTGGACCCCGGACCACCCGCCGCCGTGGCGAGCGCGGCGCCGTCCTGCCCTCGCCGGTCGTCCTGCTGAGCGTCATCGCGGTGATCCTCGCCGCTGTGGCCTTCGTCGCGACCCGCGGCGACGAGCCCGCCGAGCGTGACATCTCCGCGACCAAGGCCGCCGCGACCCCCTCCGACTCCGCGTCCGACGACGCCGGGGAGGACGCGTCGGACGACGCCTCGGACGGCGCGTCGCAGACCCCGCCCGCCGAGGAGAAGCCGAAGCCCAAGCCGGTCGTCCGCGCCGACCACTCCGTCGTGGTGTTCAACAACACCCAGATCGCCGGCCTCGCGAGCCGGGTCGGCGAGAAGGTCACGGAGGCCGGCTGGAAGGTCGCCGCCGCCGACAACTGGTACGGCACGGTCCCGGCCACCACCGTCTACTACCCGAAGGGCAAGAAGGCGGCCGCGCAGCTGCTCGCCCTCGACCTCGGCATCGCCCGGATCAAGCCGGCCGACACCGACAGCGACATGTCGGACACCAACCTGACGCTCATCCTGACCGGGGAACTGGACTGATTCCCCGGCGCGAGCGCGTCTTCGCCGCTGGGCGGGCAGCAAGCTGCCTGGAGGGCGGCTCCCGCCGCGCTGCCGCGCGAATCCTCCGGCGCGAGCGCGTCCTCGCCGCTGGGCGGGCAGCAAGCTGCCTGGAGGGCGGCTCCCGCCGCGCTGCCGCGCGAATCCTCCGGCGCGAGCGCGTCCTCGCCGCTGGGCGGGCAGCAAGCTGCCTGGAGGGCGGCTCCCGCCGCGCTGCCGCGCGAATCCTCCGGCGCGAGCGCGTCCTCGCCGCTGGGCGGGCAGCAAGCTGCCTGGAGGGCGGCTCCCGCCGCGCTGCCGCGCGAATCCTCCGGCGCGAGCGCGTCTTCGCCGCTGGGTGATGGGCCCCACCGGGTTGAAACTTCACCTACCGGACACCATCTCCCCGTGCCGGCATGGTGGGATGGGTCAGTGAGGTTCTCGTCCGACGAAGGTGAACAGCGGTACGACGCCGTGGTCGGTGTCGCGTCGCGCACCGTCGTCGGCCTCGACTTCGACGGCACGCTGGCCCCGATCGTCGAGGACCCCGCGAAGGCGCACATCCACCCCGCGGCCGGGGAGGCGCTCGTGGAGCTCGCCGCCGAGGTGGCCGCGATCGCGGTGATCACCGGACGACCGGCCCGGCAGGCGCTCGACCTGGGTGGCCTGGAGGAGGTCGGCGACGCCCTGCAGGCCGCCGGCAAGGAGCTCTTCGTCTTCGGCCAGTACGGCAACGAGCGGTGGAGCTCGGGGCGGCGCCGGATCCTCGGTGCGCGCCCGCCGCGGGGCCTGGCGACCTTCGAGCGGGACCTGCCGCGGACCCTGCGCCTGGCCGGCGCGAGCGAGGCCTTCGTCGAGGACAAGGGGCTCGCGGTCGCCGTCCACACCCGGCGCCTGCCCGACTCCGAGGAGGCGTTCGAGCGGCTGCTGCCGCCGATGCGCGAGCTTGCCCGCGCCCACGGCCTCGTCCTGGAGCCGGGACGCTCGGTCATCGAGGTCCGCTCGGCGGGCTCGCACAAGGGCATGGTGGTCAACCGGCTCGCGGCCGTGCTCGATGCCGAGGGCTTCGTCTTCGCCGGCGACGACCTGGGCGACGTGGAGGCCTTCGAGGCGGTCGACGAGCTCGGTCGGCAGG
Above is a genomic segment from Nocardioides aromaticivorans containing:
- a CDS encoding Hsp20/alpha crystallin family protein, producing MLLRTTDPFRDFDRLTGQLLGAGWGTTNRPAVMPMDAWRQGDEFVLEFDLPGVNRESIDIDVERNVVTIKAERVAGNGDWQRLASERTHGQFSRQLVLGDNLDLERIDANYDNGVLRLVVPVAEKAKPRKIEIGGSAPAEGREAIEA
- a CDS encoding dioxygenase family protein; this encodes MTDTTARMPALYIGHGAPPLLDDPVWSGQLAAWAKDLPRPKAILIVSAHWESAPLSLSASHAPLVYDFGGFAPKYYQMTYETPDATAFAAQVAAIMPRTEPVHQHSSRGLDHGAWVPLRIMYPDADIPVLQMSLPTHDPGRLMEIGRRLRPLRDEGVLIIGSGFLTHGLPFLTEFRIDAAAPGWSTDFDAWAGEAMARGDVDELASFRDKAPGMPFAHPTVEHYSPLFVTLGAASDPSEPGDQVIDGFWMGLSKRSLQVA
- a CDS encoding uracil-DNA glycosylase; amino-acid sequence: MGALSKLVDQGLMAADWAEALAPVEDRVTALGQFLRDEIAAGRSYQPAGERVFRAFQRPLAEVRVLIVGQDPYPNPAHPIGLCFAVERGITPLPPSLRNIYQELADDVGFVPPGHGDLSAWTDQGVMLLNRVLTVRPGEPGSHRGQGWEHVTACAIQAVVRQAEAGAPIAAILWGRDAQTLKPHLGPIPWVESVHPSPLSAHRGFFGSRPFSRVNQLLAERGGRPIDWTLPA
- a CDS encoding succinic semialdehyde dehydrogenase, with amino-acid sequence MTAGTPQRPASVTDELLERLVARVPGRTGATWKLTEVYTGEVLVELPQSTEQDIEEAFAEARAAQELWAQWPVAKRLEVFDRAHTLLVDNAHTTADLIQVESGKNRRMAIEETCDPPMVMSYYLRRAKKLLAPKKHGGPVPIVSGSTEVRVPKGVVGIIAPWNFPFATGLSDAIPALIAGNAVVVKPDNKTALSPLYGISLLEEAGLPKGLFQVVCGEGPDIGPTLIDNADYVMFTGSTATGRVIGERAGRNLIGCCLELGGKNPMIVLDDVNVEEWVEGTTFGVFGNTGQICMHIERIYLPESRYDELKSAFVERAANLQIGAAYDFGPEIGSLVSPDHRDRVASHVEDAVAKGATVLTGGRARPDIGPAFFEPTVLEGVTKDMLAGHTETFGPVVSLYPYRTVDEAIHLANDTDYGLNASVWGGDLARAEAVAARIESGNVNINDALATAYASKGSPSGGVKKSGVGARHGDQGLLKYTDAKNVAVLKKQVMGPRPGQAYEAYVKQMLGSLKLMKKLRVR
- a CDS encoding pyridoxal phosphate-dependent decarboxylase family protein gives rise to the protein MTPDDVRARLAALQADDLPVHGGRTLAYVYDAGLAEVDALARDAVAAFAGSNGLDPTAFPSLLAMENDLVAFARGLVDGPDTMVGTLTSGGTESCLLAVQGARDARPEVAAPSMVVPETVHAAFHKAAHYFGVRAVVVPVGPDHRADAAAMAAAIDESTVLVVASAPSYAHGVVDPITEIAAAAAARGVRCHVDACIGGWVLPWAARLGRPVPAWTFAVEGVTSISTDLHKYAYAPKGASLLLHRTPQLRRPQYFAHAGWPGYTMLNATLQSTRSGGPVAGAWATVQAIGDDGYLDLTRRALEATDRICAGIRDLDGLALVAVPDSTLVAAVADGPLDVFTVCDEMAQRGWFVQPQLSYDARPPSLHLAVSAATDPAGFLAALQESVAAAVAAGPVPVDAGVVELLQTLDPATLGDAEFDLLLAAGGLAGDDGGLGLPERMAPVNALLDAAPPRLREAVLVAFLDRLARPSPASSAASIAGDA
- a CDS encoding MerR family transcriptional regulator: MNQAQREHRRGVFAISVAADLTSLQIQNIRVYERRGLLEPARSEGGTRLYSRADIETLHRIRDLLADGLNLAGIAKVLELEAEVARLKARLADRR